The Fusarium musae strain F31 chromosome 10, whole genome shotgun sequence genome window below encodes:
- a CDS encoding hypothetical protein (EggNog:ENOG41), with product MLNSSHRFRAPVYIPELPHLYFEYSPASKMYFLANTFTALTCLLAVAGAVPTALPRASGNCPSTGKATRQEPSALYSVFPGSPDVAKKSVGFNVATYNNASQIEQLLVFTDIPAEAKKCTLGWAQGEQPERLFIVKGGDALTEFKQLSGFPSKGVTYNTAKEFDTAGESVGAADFTNWDDLPAQTHIVGNIDCKSTVYLKAALRNPNGNTKVFLEQSDKNGVYIEYSC from the coding sequence ATGCTTAATTCTTCCCACCGGTTCCGAGCTCCAGTCTACATTCCAGAGCTACCTCATCTCTACTTCGAATATTCACCTGCAAGCAAAATGTATTTCCTCGCCAACACATTCACTGCGCTGACTTGCCTTTTGGCTGTCGCTGGCGCTGTACCTACAGCACTACCCCGCGCAAGTGGCAACTGCCCCTCCACTGGAAAGGCAACCCGCCAGGAGCCTTCAGCCCTGTACAGCGTATTCCCCGGCTCGCCCGACGTCGCGAAAAAGTCCGTCGGCTTCAACGTCGCGACGTACAACAACGCATCCCAGATCGAACAGCTCCTCGTCTTCACGGACATTCCCGCTGAGGCTAAGAAGTGCACTCTTGGTTGGGCGCAGGGCGAGCAGCCCGAGcgtctcttcatcgtcaagggAGGAGATGCCTTGACCGAGTTCAAGCAGCTCTCTGGCTTCCCCAGCAAGGGCGTCACCTACAATACCGCGAAGGAGTTTGACACTGCTGGTGAATCTGTCGGCGCAGCTGATTTCACCAACTGGGATGACTTGCCTGCGCAGACCCATATTGTTGGTAACATCGACTGCAAAAGCACCGTCTACCTCAAGGCCGCGCTGCGAAACCCCAACGGCAACACAAAGGTGTTTCTCGAGCAGAGCGACAAGAATGGCGTGTACATCGAGTACAGCTGCTAA
- a CDS encoding hypothetical protein (EggNog:ENOG41), giving the protein MTVTTVPATHPIARRGPIAQTSTAELHQSSGLQYQRREAHIPKGSNEEEKLYILTLLTDKRHHDEMTALRRQWFPPKLLKVDAHITLFHALPGSKLSEVKADIANIAARTARFSIGVGNQDVYEMGKGVGIKLYAGQRRALSIRSELRDKWEPFLSDQDRREKWRGHYTIMNKQDDKEEVQKCLDYLKEGHAESKGTVEGLSLWLYDGGWWREDEVFKFS; this is encoded by the coding sequence ATGACAGTCACGACAGTCCCTGCGACGCATCCCATTGCAAGACGCGGCCCCATCGCACAAACAAGCACAGCAGAGTTGCACCAGTCCAGCGGCCTCCAGTACCAACGTCGCGAGGCTCATATTCCGAAGGGGtcaaatgaagaagaaaagctcTACATCCTGACACTTCTTACCGACAAGCGACACCATGATGAAATGACTGCACTGCGAAGACAATGGTTTCCTCCAAAGTTGCTCAAGGTGGACGCTCATATCACTCTGTTTCACGCGTTACCTGGTTCCAAGCTATCAGAAGTCAAGGCAGATATTGCGAACATTGCAGCTCGAACAGCGAGATTCTCAATTGGTGTTGGGAATCAGGACGTTTACGAAATGGGGAAGGGCGTTGGCATCAAGCTCTATGCTGGTCAAAGGAGAGCTTTGAGCATACGCAGTGAATTGAGGGACAAATGGGAGCCTTTTCTCAGCGACCAAGATAGACGAGAGAAATGGAGAGGTCACTACACTATCATGAATAAGCAGGATGATAAGGAAGAGGTACAGAAGTGTCTGGACTATTTAAAGGAGGGACATGCAGAGAGTAAGGGTACTGTTGAAGGACTGAGTTTGTGGCTGTATGATGGAGGTTGGTGGAGGGAAGATGAGGTATTTAAATTCTCATGA